The following coding sequences are from one Brienomyrus brachyistius isolate T26 chromosome 2, BBRACH_0.4, whole genome shotgun sequence window:
- the p2rx2 gene encoding P2X purinoceptor 2, which produces MGFRDCLRSCFLGFFEYETPKIMVVKNRTLGVIYRGVHLLVTTYFIWYVFISQKAYQESETRPESSVYTKMKGTALLGDMVQDMVEYVRPSEGGDVISTILRREVTHDQQQGVCAEHYSVPKANCTSDSDCKAGEVDFDGNGPGTGRCIPYYNHTFKTCEIKSWCPIEEFAAVREAALAEAVNFTVFIKNTIHFPKFKVLRGNIKANKARYLSRCTYNEVTDPYCPIFRLGYIAEQAREKFSELCRTGGVIGVFINWKCDFDIDPSNCVPTYAFRRLDLRKNLPSSGYNYRFAKYYRRNGKEFRTLIKAFGIRLDVIVHGHAGKFSIIPTIINMVTALTSVGICSVICDWILLTFIDKNEVYSERKFDEVSEESPPPTLTEFTLTSYGSTHSDLSEGVAL; this is translated from the exons ATGGGCTTTCGAGACTGTCTTAGGTCATGTTTTCTCGGCTTCTTTGAATATGAGACACCCAAGATTATGGTGGTAAAAAACAGAACTCTCGGGGTTATCTACAGAGGTGTACATTTACTTGTGACAACCTATTTCATATG GTATGTCTTCATCAGCCAGAAAGCGTACCAGGAGAGCGAAACACGCCCAGAGAGCTCTGTCTACACAAAAATGAAGGGCACAGCATTGCTGGGTGACATGGTACAGGACATGGTGGAGTACGTCCGACCCTCGGAG GGTGGTGATGTCATCAGCACAATTCTGCGCAGAGAGGTTACACACGACCAGCAGCAGGGGGTGTGTGCAGAG CATTATTCTGTTCCCAAAGCCAACTGCACATCAGATTCGGACTGCAAGGCAGGAGAGGTTGACTTTGATGGCAACG GACCAGGAACAGGGCGCTGTATACCTTATTATAACCATACCTTTAAAACCTGCGAGATCAAGTCCTGGTGTCCCATTGAAGAATTTGCAGCTGTTAG AGAGGCAGCCCTGGCGGAAGCTGTTAACTTCACAGTCTTCATCAAGAACACCATTCACTTCCCCAAATTTAAAGTGCTCAG GGGCAACATCAAAGCAAACAAAGCAAGGTACCTGAGCCGTTGCACCTACAATGAGGTGACAGACCCCTACTGCCCCATCTTCCGGCTGGGCTACATCGCAGAGCAGGCCAGGGAGAAGTTCAGTGAGCTCTGCAGGACG GGAGGAGTGATTGGGGTATTCATCAACTGGAAGTGTGACTTCGACATAGACCCCTCCAACTGCGTTCCCACTTACGCCTTCCGGCGTCTGGACCTCCGCAAGAACCTGCCGAGCTCTGGGTACAACTATAG GTTTGCAAAATATTACAGAAGGAATGGCAAGGAATTCCGTACTCTTATTAAAGCATTTGGGATTCGTCTGGATGTCATTGTCCACGGGCAC GCTGGGAAATTTAGCATCATTCCAACTATCATCAACATGGTCACTGCTTTGACATCAGTTGGAATT TGTTCTGTCATTTGTGACTGGATTCTGCtcacattcattgacaagaatgaGGTCTACAGTGAAAGAAAGTTTGATGAG GTCTCTGAAGAATCGCCTCCACCCACATTGACCGAGTTCACCCTCACAAGCTATGGCTCCACCCACTCTGACCTATCAGAAGGCGTGGCACTGTGA